Proteins from a single region of Chryseobacterium scophthalmum:
- a CDS encoding VOC family protein, with product MVKRIVANIKTEDLSQADVFYHDILGLEILMNHGWIKTFGNEEEAKVQISFATQGGNDTEVPDFSIEVDNVDEIYNKMKNSGFEITYKLTDEDWGVRRFFVIDPFEKLVNILSH from the coding sequence ATGGTAAAGAGAATCGTAGCCAATATAAAAACTGAAGATTTATCTCAAGCTGATGTATTTTATCATGATATTTTGGGTCTCGAAATATTGATGAATCATGGCTGGATCAAAACTTTTGGCAATGAAGAAGAAGCAAAAGTTCAGATCAGTTTTGCAACTCAAGGTGGAAATGACACCGAAGTTCCCGATTTTTCTATTGAAGTTGATAATGTCGACGAAATATATAATAAAATGAAAAATTCAGGATTTGAAATTACTTACAAATTGACCGATGAAGATTGGGGTGTTCGAAGATTCTTTGTAATAGATCCGTTCGAAAAACTTGTTAATATTCTTTCACATTAA